The Acidianus infernus genome window below encodes:
- a CDS encoding cupin domain-containing protein, giving the protein MQHILEREDKQEELTREIKSIIKEIENDDLKVVTFMEYTSPPKEIKPKVIKFNKALELLRLIAKQGKIQKGVAKIMFYSPSTERSRGLTPTMMAGFQYIEPGVATKPHSHNMASIYLVVKGKGYSIIDGKKYYWEEGDIFVVPANAVHSHVNTSNEEVVLFDVTDSGLLENLGILEFKEED; this is encoded by the coding sequence ATGCAACATATTTTAGAGAGAGAAGATAAGCAGGAAGAATTAACAAGGGAAATAAAATCTATAATTAAAGAAATTGAGAACGATGATCTTAAAGTAGTAACCTTCATGGAATACACTTCACCACCTAAGGAAATCAAACCTAAAGTAATTAAATTTAACAAGGCTTTAGAGCTCTTAAGGCTAATAGCAAAACAAGGTAAGATACAAAAAGGTGTTGCAAAAATTATGTTTTACAGTCCAAGTACCGAAAGATCAAGAGGACTAACTCCAACAATGATGGCAGGTTTTCAATACATTGAGCCAGGAGTAGCTACAAAACCGCATTCCCATAACATGGCCTCCATTTACCTAGTAGTTAAAGGTAAAGGCTACTCAATAATAGATGGTAAGAAATACTATTGGGAAGAAGGAGATATATTTGTAGTTCCTGCCAACGCTGTTCATTCACACGTAAACACCTCAAATGAAGAAGTTGTGCTATTCGATGTAACCGATTCAGGATTATTAGAAAACCTAGGAATATTGGAATTTAAGGAAGAAGATTGA
- a CDS encoding adenosine-specific kinase, producing MVNIDVVRIDIPEGTNVIIGQSHFIKTVEDLYETLASSSPSIKFGIAFNEASGKRLVRFDGNDEELIKLAIENAKRIGAGHTFVIYIKNAYPINVLNRIKNVEEVVRIFAATANPLQVLVAETDQGRGVIGVVDGYTPLGVESDADIKERKEILRKFGYKR from the coding sequence ATGGTAAATATAGATGTTGTAAGGATAGATATACCAGAAGGTACAAATGTAATAATTGGCCAGTCTCACTTTATAAAAACTGTGGAAGACTTATATGAAACCTTAGCTTCTTCATCTCCCAGTATAAAATTTGGAATAGCATTTAATGAAGCAAGTGGCAAAAGATTAGTAAGATTTGATGGTAATGATGAGGAGCTAATAAAACTTGCAATAGAAAATGCAAAAAGAATTGGTGCAGGACATACTTTTGTGATTTATATAAAAAATGCGTATCCTATCAATGTACTTAATAGAATAAAGAATGTTGAAGAAGTTGTTAGAATATTTGCGGCAACAGCAAATCCATTGCAAGTATTAGTTGCAGAAACTGACCAAGGAAGAGGAGTAATTGGAGTAGTAGACGGTTATACTCCACTAGGAGTCGAGAGCGATGCTGATATAAAAGAGAGGAAGGAGATCCTCAGGAAGTTCGGATATAAGAGATAA
- a CDS encoding DUF309 domain-containing protein has product MGKRHILLYPPTIEVKNLHNINIVDIRRCKYTEIDIIDDPQKVIKILGNPIKIINVNEEKESFPDLFFTCRFWEAHEVLEKIWINEGDEKRKKYLQALIFLCASMIHYLKGHEKVSDDLLNKALSLISELPEDLLPLFYISIALDS; this is encoded by the coding sequence ATGGGGAAAAGACATATTTTATTGTATCCGCCTACTATTGAGGTTAAGAATCTTCATAATATAAATATAGTAGATATAAGGCGTTGTAAATATACGGAAATAGACATAATAGATGATCCTCAAAAAGTAATTAAGATATTGGGAAATCCAATAAAGATAATTAATGTTAACGAGGAAAAAGAAAGCTTTCCAGACTTATTTTTTACTTGCAGATTTTGGGAAGCTCATGAGGTTCTTGAAAAAATATGGATTAATGAAGGAGATGAAAAAAGAAAAAAGTACCTTCAAGCTTTAATATTTTTATGCGCTTCAATGATTCATTATTTAAAGGGACATGAAAAGGTATCTGATGATTTGCTTAACAAGGCTTTATCTCTTATATCCGAACTTCCTGAGGATCTCCTTCCTCTCTTTTATATCAGCATCGCTCTCGACTCCTAG
- the amrS gene encoding AmmeMemoRadiSam system radical SAM enzyme, with product MSKEAVLYRKEGNRVRCLACARRCLIGEGQIGFCGVRSVRNGKLYLDVYGKVAAAHVDPIEKKPLVHFYPGSKVFSFSTYGCNWMCMYCQNYDLSQRRRPEGYEVSPEELVDMAIAYEAEGITYTYNEPAIFAEFAHDTGVIARKRGLFNTMVSNGYWTEELVDYVKDFLDAVTIDFKGNGEEKFMKRYTGASGPEPILETIRELNKNGIHVEITDLVIPQIGDDLKAAENLLKKIMDILGPDVPIHFLRFHPDYKLDYLPWTPVETLEKHYNLAKSLGFNYVYIGNVPGHPYESTYCPKCHNLVIGRDGFRITEWHLTEDMRCQYCGYKLPIVGKLSKHAFEEDRFEPVFI from the coding sequence ATGAGTAAAGAAGCAGTACTATATAGAAAGGAAGGCAATAGAGTAAGATGTCTAGCTTGTGCTAGGAGATGTCTAATAGGAGAAGGGCAAATAGGCTTCTGTGGAGTTAGATCCGTAAGAAATGGAAAGCTGTACTTAGATGTATACGGTAAGGTTGCTGCGGCCCACGTAGATCCTATAGAGAAGAAACCTTTAGTCCACTTTTATCCCGGGTCAAAAGTTTTCTCATTCTCTACATATGGTTGTAATTGGATGTGCATGTATTGTCAGAATTATGATCTAAGTCAAAGAAGAAGACCAGAAGGATATGAAGTATCTCCAGAGGAATTAGTAGATATGGCAATTGCGTATGAGGCAGAGGGAATTACATATACTTATAATGAACCAGCAATATTTGCAGAATTTGCACATGATACTGGAGTAATAGCTAGAAAAAGAGGATTATTTAATACAATGGTTAGTAACGGATACTGGACTGAGGAACTAGTAGACTACGTGAAAGATTTTCTTGATGCGGTAACAATAGACTTTAAGGGAAACGGCGAGGAAAAATTCATGAAGAGATATACTGGAGCTTCTGGTCCAGAGCCAATATTGGAAACTATTAGAGAACTTAATAAGAATGGTATCCATGTTGAAATTACGGATTTAGTTATTCCTCAGATAGGAGATGATTTGAAGGCTGCAGAAAATTTACTTAAGAAAATAATGGATATTCTAGGCCCTGACGTTCCTATTCACTTCCTGAGGTTTCATCCAGATTATAAGCTTGATTACCTTCCTTGGACTCCAGTAGAAACCTTAGAAAAACACTACAATCTAGCAAAGTCGTTAGGATTTAATTATGTTTACATAGGAAATGTTCCAGGTCACCCATATGAAAGTACCTATTGTCCAAAATGTCATAATTTAGTAATAGGTAGAGACGGCTTTAGAATTACAGAGTGGCATCTAACTGAAGATATGAGATGTCAATATTGTGGATATAAATTGCCAATAGTAGGTAAACTGTCTAAACACGCGTTTGAAGAAGATAGATTTGAGCCAGTTTTTATATAA
- a CDS encoding enoyl-CoA hydratase/isomerase family protein — METIETKIENGIGWIILNRPDKLNAINLKMLEELEEVTKNFEENNDVKVIIFTGNGKAFSAGADISQFKELNSISAWNFAKKGRKVMDYIESISKPTIAMINGYALGGGLELALACDFRIAAEEASLGLPEINLGIYPGFGGTQRLVRAIGKAKAMELMMTGDRISAKEAERIGLVNKVTPLSSLKEETIKFAGKLMEKSPIALAILKSVILYGNDSPLLDGLNMESLGWGVVFSTEDEKEGVNAFLEKRKAVFKGK; from the coding sequence ATGGAAACTATCGAAACCAAAATTGAAAATGGAATAGGATGGATTATATTAAATAGACCTGATAAATTAAACGCTATAAATTTAAAAATGTTAGAAGAATTGGAAGAAGTAACAAAAAATTTTGAAGAAAATAACGATGTTAAAGTAATAATTTTTACAGGTAATGGAAAGGCATTTTCTGCTGGAGCAGATATATCACAATTTAAAGAGTTAAATTCAATCTCTGCTTGGAATTTTGCTAAAAAGGGGAGAAAAGTTATGGATTACATAGAAAGTATTAGTAAGCCTACTATAGCAATGATTAATGGTTATGCATTAGGTGGAGGCCTAGAATTAGCTCTGGCTTGCGACTTTAGGATTGCCGCCGAAGAAGCATCTCTTGGTTTGCCAGAAATTAATTTAGGTATTTACCCTGGATTCGGAGGTACTCAAAGATTAGTAAGAGCTATAGGTAAAGCAAAAGCTATGGAGCTCATGATGACTGGAGATAGAATTTCTGCTAAAGAGGCAGAAAGAATTGGATTAGTTAATAAAGTAACTCCATTATCTTCTCTAAAAGAAGAAACTATTAAATTTGCTGGAAAGCTTATGGAGAAATCTCCCATAGCTTTAGCAATATTAAAAAGTGTAATTCTCTACGGTAATGACTCACCATTGTTAGATGGATTAAATATGGAAAGCTTAGGTTGGGGAGTAGTGTTCTCTACAGAAGATGAAAAAGAAGGAGTTAACGCTTTCCTTGAAAAAAGGAAAGCTGTTTTTAAAGGAAAATAA
- the cyoE gene encoding heme o synthase produces MATSPTVKLIYYAKLSKPRIIWLLDLAALAGAALSSRFILIPLISVIVGGTLASGGAMIINEGIEIDKDKVMKRTSKRPTVMGYVSKKEAIIVGSIMLVLGTVIGLIANPLTSFFILLGGLIYILVYTIWLKPRTPLNIVIGGFAGSAAAWAGYAAMTNSFTIPSLLLGLLIFMWTPGHFWSLALKYKEDYSKAGIPMLPVLLPEKDSAKYIAISNALMAPFALILYLYVGLPYLIITSIMTALLLYNSIVLFRNPTAEEAWKSFKISAPYLAIILLTIIILKII; encoded by the coding sequence ATGGCAACTTCACCAACTGTAAAATTAATTTATTATGCAAAACTTAGCAAACCCAGAATTATTTGGTTATTAGATCTTGCAGCATTAGCTGGTGCAGCTTTATCCTCTAGGTTTATTTTAATTCCATTAATTTCTGTAATCGTTGGCGGAACCTTAGCATCTGGCGGCGCAATGATAATTAATGAAGGAATTGAGATTGATAAGGATAAAGTAATGAAAAGAACTTCTAAAAGGCCTACAGTAATGGGTTATGTGAGCAAGAAAGAAGCAATAATTGTTGGTTCAATAATGCTCGTTTTAGGAACAGTTATAGGATTAATAGCAAATCCGTTAACTTCCTTCTTTATACTGTTAGGAGGACTAATTTATATCTTGGTGTATACTATTTGGTTAAAGCCCAGAACGCCATTAAATATTGTTATTGGAGGATTTGCAGGAAGTGCTGCAGCTTGGGCAGGGTATGCAGCGATGACAAATTCTTTTACAATTCCTTCCTTATTATTGGGGTTGTTAATATTCATGTGGACCCCTGGTCACTTCTGGTCTTTAGCCTTAAAATATAAGGAAGACTATAGTAAAGCCGGAATTCCTATGTTACCAGTACTTCTACCAGAAAAGGATTCCGCAAAGTATATTGCAATTTCCAATGCTTTAATGGCTCCATTTGCGTTGATATTATATCTCTACGTAGGTCTACCTTATTTGATAATAACTTCAATAATGACTGCATTATTACTTTATAATTCCATAGTACTTTTTAGGAATCCCACAGCAGAAGAAGCCTGGAAGTCATTCAAAATATCCGCTCCATATCTTGCAATTATATTGTTAACTATTATAATCTTAAAAATAATTTGA
- a CDS encoding homoserine dehydrogenase produces MKLMLVGYGNVGKAFRKLLHEKKVKELENVKIAGIVTTRGLMLKDQEAFVPDKKINALEALDEVQPDVVVDMASANYKTGEPSLSLYLTALKRGIHVITTNKAPLALKYKEIINTAISHGSKIFFQATVMSGTPSINLYRILPAMKVRKIRGILNGTTNYILTRMSQGLSFNEALKEAQELGYAERDPTLDINGFDAAGKITILSNVYFSRGISINEVKFEGIGNIEIGDALKRGNKIKLIAYADENETYVKPMEITKEDFLYNVDGVNNALEIESDIQKITIVGPGAGPLNAAYGAFSDLILLLRGENLPGL; encoded by the coding sequence TTGAAGTTAATGCTCGTAGGATATGGAAATGTAGGAAAAGCATTTAGAAAATTACTTCACGAAAAGAAAGTGAAAGAGCTAGAAAATGTAAAAATTGCCGGAATTGTAACAACTAGAGGATTAATGTTAAAAGATCAAGAAGCGTTTGTTCCAGACAAGAAGATTAACGCTTTGGAAGCGTTAGATGAAGTTCAGCCTGATGTAGTTGTAGATATGGCTTCTGCAAACTACAAGACCGGGGAACCATCGCTTTCCTTATACTTGACCGCATTAAAGAGGGGAATTCACGTTATTACTACAAATAAGGCTCCATTAGCGTTAAAATATAAGGAAATAATAAATACTGCAATATCGCACGGTTCTAAGATATTCTTTCAAGCTACTGTAATGAGCGGTACTCCTTCAATAAATCTTTACAGAATTTTGCCGGCCATGAAAGTTAGGAAAATAAGGGGCATTCTAAACGGTACGACTAACTATATTTTAACTAGGATGAGTCAAGGGTTATCTTTTAATGAAGCATTAAAGGAAGCTCAAGAATTAGGTTATGCGGAAAGAGATCCCACACTTGATATAAATGGTTTTGACGCTGCAGGGAAAATAACAATCCTATCTAACGTGTATTTCTCTAGAGGCATCTCAATTAATGAGGTAAAGTTTGAGGGAATAGGTAATATAGAAATTGGGGACGCTCTGAAAAGAGGTAATAAAATAAAACTCATAGCATACGCTGATGAAAATGAAACTTATGTAAAACCAATGGAGATTACAAAAGAGGATTTTCTTTATAATGTAGATGGGGTTAATAATGCTCTAGAGATAGAAAGTGACATTCAAAAAATAACAATTGTGGGTCCAGGAGCAGGACCTCTAAATGCAGCTTATGGAGCATTTTCAGACTTGATTTTATTATTGAGAGGAGAGAATTTACCAGGATTGTAA
- a CDS encoding B3/4 domain-containing protein: MNIVVSEDCKNLGIFVAHTEILGVTNSKGKLEEEMRKVEEMYSQEDPEKLKLNPIVRAYRDFYWKIGIDPTKVRPAGEALRRRINRSGKLPRINDIVDAGNIASSSTLVPIGIYDISKIIGEPSIILSKGGEEFYAIGKDKPEILQKGIPIMVDKEKVMHIYPHRDSKITSVTDTTKDILIVGAGVPGVPQELVGNAVNIVVELVLKYLGGKQTHQVVFS; this comes from the coding sequence ATGAATATAGTAGTGAGCGAAGACTGTAAAAACCTTGGAATATTTGTTGCTCATACTGAAATCCTAGGTGTTACAAATAGTAAAGGAAAATTAGAGGAAGAAATGAGAAAAGTTGAAGAAATGTATTCTCAAGAAGATCCAGAAAAACTAAAGCTTAATCCCATTGTCAGAGCTTACAGAGATTTTTATTGGAAAATAGGCATAGATCCTACTAAAGTTAGGCCAGCAGGGGAAGCATTAAGAAGAAGAATTAACAGAAGCGGTAAGCTTCCGAGGATAAATGATATTGTAGATGCAGGCAATATAGCTAGTTCCTCAACTTTAGTTCCAATAGGAATATACGATATTTCTAAAATTATTGGCGAGCCTTCAATAATACTGAGTAAAGGCGGAGAAGAATTTTACGCGATAGGAAAAGATAAGCCCGAAATTCTTCAAAAAGGAATACCTATAATGGTAGATAAGGAAAAAGTAATGCATATTTATCCTCATAGAGATTCAAAGATAACTAGCGTAACAGACACTACAAAGGATATATTAATAGTTGGTGCAGGCGTTCCTGGAGTCCCACAGGAATTAGTAGGCAATGCTGTAAATATTGTAGTTGAATTAGTGCTTAAGTATTTGGGAGGGAAACAAACACACCAGGTGGTTTTCAGTTGA
- a CDS encoding CopG family ribbon-helix-helix protein — translation MNVEKISVSIPKDIMEQLDKFMKTSSSLDRSKIFQIAIKNFLDENSLEDVDVVGIINIVYDDEVTDEITKLQHEKLSSIISTLHIHLNERECMEAIAVKGKKSDLVKLTSSLSQIKGVKKAKLLTYEVKEK, via the coding sequence ATGAATGTAGAAAAGATTAGTGTTTCGATCCCTAAAGACATAATGGAACAACTCGATAAGTTCATGAAAACTTCATCTTCTCTTGATAGATCTAAGATTTTTCAAATAGCAATTAAGAATTTCTTAGATGAAAATTCTCTGGAAGACGTGGACGTAGTTGGGATAATAAATATAGTTTATGATGATGAAGTTACTGATGAAATTACTAAATTGCAACACGAGAAACTTTCTTCAATAATTTCTACTCTCCATATTCATCTGAACGAGAGGGAATGCATGGAAGCAATAGCCGTGAAAGGAAAAAAATCTGATCTAGTAAAGTTAACTTCTTCTTTATCTCAAATTAAAGGAGTTAAAAAGGCTAAATTATTAACATATGAAGTGAAGGAAAAATGA
- the tldD gene encoding zinc metalloprotease TldD, with translation MIEVLKKAENLGAIFADVRHYRYDELSLVVTENRKYVTTNGVDDGYSLRVLYNGNWGYSNSTKLDDEEVRNAINSAYGDEKVNITFLPPKKDKIVIKQEKPLSKSLEEIMSDLDKIKEELLKDERVKSVNVRYFHEGVKKDYASTEGREIHQEYVLSGISISAVAREGDIVASSFYSAYTYKGYPLEVFDINQMIETLRKRLNNQLKGKTPKAGEFDVVLGPDVVGVFSHEALGHLAEADLAVNGILSQLRGKKIAPDYVSVHDSPKMDYNMAIGITPYDDEGVEGREVKIVEKGVVSEFLVDRYYSTFLGERPTGNARAEDFRSPILIRMRNTFMLPGDRKVDELISEIKEGYYIVSPLGGQTSPDGTFQFGIQEGYYIHNGEIGEPIRNMGISGYTIETLGRIKGVSKEFDVWPGFCGKGGQSVPVGTGGPYISVKVKVGGYV, from the coding sequence ATGATTGAAGTTTTAAAAAAGGCTGAAAATTTAGGTGCAATCTTTGCCGATGTAAGGCATTATAGGTATGACGAGTTGTCGTTAGTTGTAACGGAGAATAGAAAATATGTAACAACTAATGGTGTGGATGACGGTTATTCGTTAAGAGTATTATATAATGGAAATTGGGGCTATTCGAATTCAACAAAACTTGACGATGAAGAAGTAAGAAATGCAATAAACTCTGCTTATGGTGATGAAAAGGTTAATATAACTTTCTTACCGCCAAAAAAGGATAAAATTGTGATAAAACAGGAAAAACCATTGTCAAAAAGTTTAGAAGAAATAATGTCCGATCTAGATAAGATTAAGGAAGAATTACTCAAGGACGAAAGAGTAAAGTCGGTTAACGTTAGATATTTTCATGAAGGAGTAAAGAAAGACTATGCAAGTACAGAAGGAAGAGAAATTCACCAAGAGTACGTATTGAGCGGAATTTCAATTTCAGCAGTTGCCAGAGAAGGTGACATTGTTGCGTCTTCTTTCTATTCTGCATACACTTACAAAGGATATCCATTAGAAGTATTCGACATAAACCAAATGATAGAAACGTTAAGAAAGAGATTAAATAATCAACTTAAAGGCAAAACTCCCAAGGCTGGAGAATTTGATGTAGTACTTGGACCTGACGTTGTAGGAGTTTTTTCACACGAAGCTTTAGGTCACTTGGCTGAGGCGGATTTAGCAGTTAACGGAATACTTAGTCAACTAAGAGGAAAGAAAATTGCCCCAGATTACGTATCAGTACACGACTCACCTAAGATGGATTATAACATGGCTATAGGTATCACTCCTTATGATGATGAAGGAGTTGAAGGTAGAGAAGTAAAGATAGTAGAAAAGGGGGTTGTTTCAGAATTCCTAGTAGATAGATATTATTCAACGTTCCTAGGAGAAAGGCCTACTGGTAATGCAAGGGCTGAAGATTTTAGAAGTCCTATACTAATTAGGATGAGAAATACATTCATGCTTCCAGGAGATAGGAAAGTTGACGAATTAATTAGTGAAATAAAAGAAGGATATTACATAGTTTCTCCCCTTGGAGGCCAAACTAGTCCAGACGGAACTTTCCAATTTGGAATACAAGAGGGATATTATATTCATAACGGTGAAATAGGAGAACCTATTAGGAACATGGGAATTTCAGGTTATACTATAGAGACTCTAGGTAGAATAAAAGGAGTTTCAAAGGAGTTTGATGTGTGGCCCGGCTTTTGCGGTAAAGGTGGGCAAAGCGTTCCAGTAGGGACAGGTGGACCTTATATAAGTGTTAAGGTTAAGGTGGGAGGATATGTTTGA
- a CDS encoding TldD/PmbA family protein, whose protein sequence is MFEILDKAKNQGYSAEIFYVKRTEFSINEEKQIYSRFLKEEGYGLRVFKDGKVGFAYSTRLDENLLDNAIKSWKASEKDEANQIPEPNKVNYLNLYKKFDLSEVVKEKIRELEELKEKKINIVTLNSTAWVSEVGIVSTEGMNLSEKRSGISVSVSANYKDSTYVGPEIYETRSFRDPSTSIDEMKDSILEKVQITSERTTLDFKPKSVILTPKAVYYLVFPLLSHAISLENYYRHRSPLKEGELINEELRIIDNPLIENSVYSRSFDGEGQQSLNNEIINASVKKFLSNYYWSIKAKRENTASASRGYSSMPYIYPSNLEFYVRDEEDNLSEEGKVYVDEIQGVHTSNFDTGEFSVVGSVSWIIKDGKKISLKEIVITSNLKDLLKGIQRTSKKRLMIGNVSTGELEIQGLSVV, encoded by the coding sequence ATGTTTGAGATACTAGATAAGGCAAAAAATCAAGGATATTCTGCAGAAATTTTTTACGTAAAAAGGACAGAGTTCTCAATAAACGAGGAAAAACAAATATATTCTAGGTTCCTAAAAGAAGAAGGTTACGGTCTCAGAGTGTTTAAAGATGGAAAAGTTGGTTTCGCTTATTCTACTAGACTTGACGAGAATCTATTGGATAATGCAATAAAATCTTGGAAAGCATCAGAAAAAGATGAGGCAAATCAAATACCTGAGCCTAATAAGGTAAATTATTTGAATCTTTATAAGAAATTTGACTTAAGTGAAGTAGTAAAGGAAAAAATCAGAGAACTAGAGGAGTTAAAGGAAAAGAAAATTAACATAGTAACCTTGAACTCTACAGCATGGGTTAGTGAAGTAGGAATTGTTAGCACCGAAGGAATGAATTTAAGCGAAAAAAGAAGCGGAATATCAGTGAGCGTTAGCGCAAATTATAAGGATTCAACATATGTAGGCCCAGAGATCTATGAGACGAGGTCATTTAGGGATCCTTCAACTAGTATTGATGAAATGAAAGACTCAATATTAGAGAAAGTTCAGATCACGTCCGAGAGAACTACTCTAGATTTTAAACCTAAGTCCGTAATCTTAACGCCTAAAGCAGTTTACTATTTAGTATTTCCCTTGTTGAGTCACGCCATATCACTGGAGAATTACTATAGGCATAGAAGCCCTCTAAAAGAAGGAGAACTAATTAATGAGGAATTGAGGATCATAGATAATCCGCTAATTGAGAACAGTGTCTATAGTAGATCTTTTGACGGTGAGGGTCAACAATCACTAAATAATGAGATAATAAATGCCAGTGTAAAGAAATTCCTTAGTAACTACTATTGGTCTATTAAGGCTAAAAGAGAGAATACTGCTTCAGCCTCAAGAGGGTATTCTTCAATGCCTTATATTTATCCAAGTAATTTAGAATTTTACGTAAGAGATGAGGAAGATAACTTATCTGAAGAAGGCAAAGTTTACGTAGACGAAATTCAAGGAGTTCATACGAGTAATTTTGATACAGGGGAATTTAGTGTAGTTGGTTCTGTATCTTGGATAATTAAAGATGGTAAAAAGATTTCATTGAAAGAGATAGTAATTACGTCAAATCTAAAGGATTTACTTAAAGGAATTCAGAGAACCTCTAAAAAGAGATTAATGATAGGCAATGTTAGTACTGGAGAACTAGAAATTCAAGGCTTGAGTGTTGTCTAA
- a CDS encoding universal stress protein: MKVVLAYDGSDYSKKAVFFALRFLKKEDEIHIVTVVKEAPKSPEQVIIDSEEKAKRSIDEIKSELEGYNVKEKILESNDVADSLIDYCKEIGCDLIVTGSRGLTGLKKVILGSVSSALVSKSPYPVLVVK, translated from the coding sequence ATGAAAGTAGTTTTAGCTTATGATGGATCAGATTATTCAAAGAAGGCTGTATTTTTTGCTTTAAGATTTCTTAAGAAGGAAGACGAAATACACATAGTTACTGTAGTAAAAGAAGCTCCAAAAAGCCCAGAACAAGTTATAATAGATTCTGAGGAGAAAGCAAAAAGGTCAATAGACGAGATAAAAAGTGAGTTAGAAGGTTATAATGTTAAGGAGAAAATACTCGAGAGTAATGATGTTGCAGATAGCTTGATAGATTATTGTAAGGAAATTGGGTGTGACTTAATAGTTACTGGTAGTAGAGGTTTAACTGGTTTAAAAAAGGTGATTCTAGGTAGCGTATCTTCAGCGTTAGTTAGTAAATCTCCATATCCAGTTTTAGTTGTCAAGTAG
- a CDS encoding APC family permease gives MRLSKGSISLKEAYGQAMAVTAPLGSVVSTSTAAILYAGYSVVFTTLLALLGSALWIYTLTRYTSKLASAGGFYTYGYSAWRSKKISFFEALIEAFAYSFLNAVNAITAYLIISISLGIFGISLTPIEEGIIIFLAILYPTIISLSHIKFVLGKIVSISATAEAALLIAMFAFSLTKGFHFNYLTPGNVPAHDLATAFVLSMVSISGAGAATYLGEEAKNPTKTVTLGMWLSLLIGGTAMFLGTYALVALWNGPLSALSNSPQPLIYEMYSFGVLPLLIALIMSINSLFASNIGTTLGAARIIFNLSREKSAPVIFSKVNKSHEPVIATIFVGSITGLVTVLSVIFLGINTAFADISAITGILWLSGRIIDGFGVPVFYYRIGQLGLFNAIIPLIATGLNLWGVTETISVPDIASIVILTSTMVVLVGWYLLKGRKGNPGSLVVDDNNEVISIDEYLKKLKEKSVTT, from the coding sequence ATGAGGCTCAGCAAAGGATCAATTTCACTTAAAGAGGCCTATGGGCAAGCAATGGCCGTTACTGCACCACTAGGTAGCGTAGTTTCTACTTCAACTGCAGCAATTCTTTACGCTGGTTACTCTGTAGTGTTTACCACATTACTTGCTTTGCTAGGCAGTGCTCTTTGGATTTATACGCTTACAAGATATACTTCAAAATTGGCTTCTGCAGGGGGCTTTTACACTTATGGTTATAGCGCATGGAGGAGTAAGAAAATTTCCTTCTTTGAGGCCCTTATAGAAGCATTTGCTTATTCATTCCTTAACGCAGTAAACGCAATTACTGCTTATCTTATTATATCTATATCTCTAGGAATATTTGGTATATCATTGACTCCAATAGAAGAAGGAATAATAATATTCTTAGCAATACTTTATCCTACAATTATATCCCTTTCTCATATAAAATTTGTATTAGGAAAAATAGTGTCAATAAGTGCAACTGCTGAGGCTGCATTACTAATAGCAATGTTTGCATTTTCCCTTACTAAAGGCTTTCATTTCAACTACCTAACTCCTGGTAATGTTCCAGCTCATGATCTAGCAACTGCGTTTGTTCTATCAATGGTAAGTATATCTGGAGCAGGAGCCGCTACCTATTTGGGAGAAGAAGCTAAGAATCCTACAAAGACGGTAACACTAGGAATGTGGTTATCATTACTAATTGGCGGAACTGCGATGTTCCTAGGAACTTATGCTCTAGTAGCATTATGGAATGGACCTCTTTCAGCTTTGTCTAACTCTCCACAACCGTTAATTTATGAAATGTATTCCTTTGGTGTATTACCACTTTTAATAGCATTAATAATGTCGATAAATAGCCTATTTGCATCTAATATAGGTACTACTTTAGGTGCTGCAAGAATAATATTCAATCTATCAAGAGAAAAATCGGCCCCAGTAATATTTTCTAAGGTAAATAAGAGTCATGAACCAGTTATTGCTACAATATTTGTAGGAAGTATAACAGGATTGGTAACTGTATTATCAGTAATATTTCTTGGAATAAACACCGCATTTGCAGATATAAGTGCCATAACTGGTATATTATGGTTATCTGGTAGAATAATAGATGGATTTGGAGTCCCCGTCTTCTATTATAGAATTGGACAACTTGGATTATTTAATGCTATAATACCCTTAATAGCTACTGGACTTAATCTTTGGGGAGTCACTGAAACTATTTCAGTACCTGATATTGCCTCAATTGTTATACTAACGTCAACAATGGTGGTTTTAGTGGGATGGTATTTACTTAAAGGTAGAAAAGGTAATCCAGGCAGTCTTGTGGTTGATGATAATAATGAGGTAATATCAATAGATGAATATTTAAAGAAATTGAAAGAAAAAAGTGTCACTACTTGA